A single genomic interval of Microbulbifer variabilis harbors:
- a CDS encoding monovalent cation:proton antiporter-2 (CPA2) family protein — translation MEHSNFLVEAVIFMGAAVIAVPIATRLGLGSVLGYLLAGVAIGPSALGLVGDASDEMHVAEFGVALMLFLIGLEMQPKKLWQMRGAILGTGSAQLLLTAAAVAAIALWLFDMSWRTGVAIGLILALSSTAIVLQSLNEKGLLKTQGGRSAFAVLLLQDIAVIPILALLPLLAGTTAESHASGLEGWGYAAAVIATIAAFAITGRYLLGPLLRLVAGSQVREMFTVTALLIVFAAAAVMSWLDLSPALGTFLAGVLLAESEFRHELEADIEPFKGLLLGLFFIAVGASLNFAQIAQNPLLLFGLVVALVVVKFGVLFLLARFLRMSKGEDWLFALSLAQAGEFGFVLVSFSTQIQVLDAEASSLLVALIALTMALTPILLLVFERFIQPRFLIGPEAPQAVEHEPPMDSNSPVIIIGYGRFGQIAGRLLNACGFSTTLLERNAEQLDLVRRYGIEAYYGDATREDLLRAAGAAQARLVILTLSDQAASLEIIAQLQKHFPHLKILARARSRMHQYALMEAGVKYIFRETVDPALAIGEKALELLGLSPLQARRAARKFKQHDQRMLEALFPYWRDEAQHIAQSRIYREQLLQALQEDRRDRDLHLDHYWEEAKVETERS, via the coding sequence ATGGAACACTCTAACTTCCTTGTTGAAGCCGTCATCTTTATGGGGGCCGCGGTTATCGCTGTGCCTATCGCCACACGCCTGGGCCTGGGTTCCGTACTCGGATACCTACTGGCCGGGGTGGCCATTGGACCCAGCGCACTGGGCCTGGTGGGGGATGCCAGCGATGAAATGCATGTGGCCGAATTCGGCGTAGCGTTGATGCTGTTTTTGATCGGCCTGGAGATGCAACCTAAAAAGTTGTGGCAAATGCGCGGCGCCATCCTCGGCACCGGCAGCGCGCAACTACTCCTGACCGCTGCTGCAGTGGCGGCAATAGCGCTGTGGTTATTCGACATGAGCTGGCGCACCGGCGTAGCGATCGGTTTGATCCTGGCCCTGTCCTCCACCGCTATCGTCTTACAGTCCCTCAATGAAAAAGGGCTTCTCAAAACTCAAGGCGGGCGCAGTGCCTTTGCGGTGCTGTTACTCCAGGATATCGCTGTAATCCCCATTCTCGCCCTGCTGCCACTGCTCGCAGGTACTACCGCCGAATCCCACGCCAGCGGCTTGGAGGGATGGGGATATGCCGCTGCGGTTATTGCCACCATCGCCGCCTTCGCTATCACCGGCCGCTATCTGCTGGGACCGCTGTTACGCCTGGTAGCTGGCAGCCAGGTACGCGAAATGTTTACCGTTACCGCTCTGCTGATTGTCTTTGCTGCAGCGGCGGTAATGAGCTGGCTCGACCTATCACCGGCTTTGGGCACTTTCCTCGCCGGAGTACTGTTGGCGGAGAGTGAGTTTCGCCACGAACTGGAGGCAGATATTGAGCCGTTCAAAGGATTGTTACTGGGACTTTTCTTTATCGCCGTAGGCGCCAGCCTGAACTTTGCGCAGATCGCGCAAAACCCACTGCTGTTGTTTGGCCTGGTAGTAGCCCTGGTAGTGGTGAAATTTGGCGTTCTGTTCCTATTGGCAAGGTTTCTGCGCATGTCCAAGGGCGAAGATTGGTTATTCGCTCTATCCCTGGCCCAGGCGGGAGAATTTGGCTTCGTTTTGGTGTCCTTTTCCACTCAAATCCAAGTACTCGACGCCGAGGCCAGCAGCTTGTTGGTAGCACTGATCGCCCTGACTATGGCGCTCACACCGATTCTGTTACTGGTATTTGAAAGGTTTATTCAGCCGCGTTTTCTTATCGGCCCGGAAGCCCCACAGGCAGTCGAACACGAACCACCGATGGATTCCAATTCACCGGTCATCATCATCGGTTACGGCCGTTTCGGCCAGATTGCCGGACGCCTGCTCAATGCCTGTGGTTTTAGCACCACCCTACTGGAGCGCAACGCCGAACAGCTGGATTTAGTTCGTCGCTATGGTATTGAGGCCTATTACGGTGATGCCACGCGGGAAGACCTACTGCGCGCCGCCGGCGCCGCCCAGGCACGCTTGGTGATACTCACATTGAGTGATCAGGCCGCGTCTTTGGAGATCATCGCGCAGCTGCAAAAACACTTTCCGCACTTAAAGATTCTCGCGCGGGCGCGCAGCCGTATGCACCAATACGCGCTGATGGAAGCCGGGGTAAAATATATTTTTCGCGAGACCGTCGATCCCGCCTTGGCAATTGGTGAGAAGGCCCTGGAGCTGCTGGGACTCAGCCCCTTGCAAGCGCGCCGCGCTGCACGCAAATTTAAACAGCACGACCAGCGTATGCTGGAGGCACTGTTTCCCTACTGGCGCGATGAGGCACAGCATATCGCGCAAAGCCGTATCTATCGTGAACAACTCTTGCAGGCTCTACAAGAAGACCGCCGCGATAGGGACCTGCATCTGGACCATTACTGGGAAGAGGCGAAAGTGGAGACCGAAAGGTCTTAA
- a CDS encoding cupin domain-containing protein, protein MKYIELLSVDGVSTFKERKIIQKNHQPLGDYSDPYQVRQIYFREFDEHQIFDWHCAPREQFIFYLEGEVKITTSSGEQHIFRAGDILLAKDLCGKGHVSETLIPGRAVIAVLDHSSAVGH, encoded by the coding sequence ATGAAGTATATAGAGCTGCTAAGTGTTGATGGCGTATCTACCTTTAAAGAGCGGAAAATAATCCAGAAGAACCATCAGCCACTTGGGGATTATTCTGATCCCTATCAGGTGCGGCAAATATATTTTCGCGAGTTCGATGAGCATCAGATTTTTGATTGGCACTGCGCGCCACGAGAGCAGTTTATTTTTTATCTGGAAGGTGAGGTGAAAATAACGACCAGCTCTGGCGAACAGCATATTTTTAGAGCTGGCGATATTTTATTAGCCAAGGATTTGTGTGGAAAGGGACATGTGAGTGAAACTCTGATACCAGGTCGGGCTGTGATCGCTGTGCTCGATCACAGCTCCGCAGTTGGCCACTAA
- a CDS encoding Na+/H+ antiporter codes for MHYLVVALLLLLVVALSLIVARVLPFPVPLPLIQILGGVLLGAVFGIKIPLDPEIFFLLFIPPLLFLAGWRIPKGALFRDLGSIITLAVGLVIFTVFGMGFFIAWLLPIMPIAMAFALAAILAPTDPVAVSVVQGTNNIPPRLEHILAGESLFNDASGLDIFRIALAAAMTGSFSFPQAVTGFFWVAIGGVAIGAGVAFICGYLLRWLVYLRGEDTAIQILVSLLVPFAAYQAGQSVGVSGILAAASAGIATHYTSLHGSEKSATRMDRRAVWNTVQTVLDGIIFVLLGEQLVRLIDVDSSWAQDIGLGWIVLYVLAISFVLLMLRFIWVWVSLYLSRFRRNLPSLSTQFALVSVLSVAGVRGAITLAGAFSMPLLMPDGKPLPGREASIAIAMGVILISLLVASIFLPFLLRRLPDTPSLAAIGDEKGARVSAAKAAEHRLISLRKEIDVHWKNKEIAYEAIDHLLEIYRRRINIGDDEAGETVWLRARVERRFRLAALAAERQRLLELRVSREIDDELHRKLVLEVDLIEASILSKE; via the coding sequence ATGCACTATCTCGTTGTTGCTCTGCTGTTATTGCTGGTAGTGGCGCTCAGCCTGATTGTCGCTAGAGTTTTGCCTTTTCCTGTTCCCTTGCCTCTTATTCAAATTTTAGGCGGTGTTCTTCTCGGCGCCGTGTTCGGCATAAAAATACCATTAGACCCAGAAATATTTTTTCTGCTTTTTATTCCACCTTTGCTTTTTTTGGCTGGCTGGCGCATTCCCAAGGGTGCTCTTTTCAGGGATCTAGGTTCGATAATTACCTTGGCTGTAGGGCTGGTAATATTTACCGTATTTGGCATGGGGTTTTTTATCGCTTGGTTGTTGCCGATTATGCCGATCGCCATGGCATTTGCACTAGCGGCAATACTTGCCCCCACGGATCCTGTGGCCGTATCGGTTGTGCAGGGCACCAATAATATTCCCCCAAGGCTTGAGCATATTCTTGCTGGAGAATCATTATTTAATGATGCCTCTGGGCTGGATATCTTTCGTATTGCTTTGGCTGCGGCGATGACTGGCAGTTTTTCTTTTCCACAGGCCGTAACCGGTTTTTTTTGGGTTGCCATAGGAGGGGTTGCCATAGGTGCGGGGGTGGCATTTATCTGTGGCTATCTGTTGCGCTGGTTGGTGTACCTTCGCGGTGAGGATACGGCGATCCAGATTTTGGTAAGCTTATTGGTCCCTTTTGCCGCCTACCAAGCCGGTCAAAGTGTAGGTGTGTCGGGAATTCTTGCTGCTGCAAGTGCGGGAATTGCCACTCATTACACCAGCCTGCATGGTTCAGAAAAATCCGCTACACGGATGGACCGTAGAGCAGTTTGGAATACCGTACAAACTGTGCTCGATGGCATTATCTTCGTGCTGCTGGGAGAACAGCTGGTGCGCCTTATCGATGTAGATTCGAGTTGGGCTCAGGATATTGGATTAGGTTGGATTGTATTGTATGTCCTGGCAATTTCTTTTGTTCTTTTGATGCTGCGTTTTATCTGGGTTTGGGTATCGCTTTATCTCTCGCGCTTTCGCCGCAACCTTCCCTCTCTCTCTACTCAATTTGCTCTGGTCAGTGTGTTGAGCGTGGCTGGTGTGCGTGGGGCTATCACTCTTGCTGGTGCATTTTCAATGCCTCTTTTAATGCCTGATGGCAAACCATTGCCTGGCCGTGAAGCATCTATAGCGATAGCTATGGGGGTAATTCTGATTTCATTATTGGTTGCCAGTATTTTCTTACCATTCCTTCTTAGGCGCTTACCGGATACGCCCAGTCTTGCGGCGATTGGCGATGAAAAGGGAGCAAGGGTTTCTGCCGCTAAGGCCGCGGAACATCGTCTGATCAGTTTGCGTAAAGAAATAGATGTACACTGGAAAAATAAAGAGATTGCCTACGAGGCGATCGATCACCTGCTGGAGATATACCGTCGGCGCATCAACATCGGTGATGATGAAGCGGGCGAGACGGTATGGTTGAGGGCACGGGTGGAACGCCGTTTTCGTCTGGCGGCATTGGCCGCAGAGCGACAGCGTCTTTTGGAACTCCGTGTGAGCCGGGAGATTGATGATGAGTTGCACAGAAAATTAGTGCTCGAAGTTGATCTGATAGAGGCCAGTATTTTGTCTAAGGAATAG
- a CDS encoding alpha/beta fold hydrolase, translated as MNKSTQRFSFTTSDGVKLSYLCAGTGPTLLILHGWSQGAALFKHQLAGLCDRYRVIALDMRGHGQSEKPLYGYRIARLAKDLQELITALDPAPLYLLGHSAGASVIWNYLEMFGDTRVSKLIFIDEPAALLAQPYWSEQERLQAGAILTAEQLFQFTGQLRSSQGEQATRDILMSMVTPAMTQDQREELVGVNLQFPRALAARLFIDNVTRDWRDFIPRIEKPSLIAFGRASPHPVECQQWIHQQIKSSRLEIIEAEDGGSHFLFLEAPQRFNRLLSDFLAS; from the coding sequence ATGAACAAATCCACGCAGCGCTTTAGCTTTACCACGTCGGATGGGGTAAAGCTCAGCTATCTGTGTGCCGGGACTGGTCCGACTCTACTGATACTGCACGGTTGGTCTCAAGGGGCGGCCCTGTTCAAGCATCAACTTGCCGGTTTATGTGATCGCTACCGAGTCATTGCTCTCGATATGCGCGGCCACGGTCAGTCAGAAAAACCCTTGTATGGCTACCGTATTGCCCGCTTGGCGAAGGACTTACAGGAGTTGATCACAGCCCTGGACCCGGCCCCTCTCTATCTACTTGGCCACTCGGCCGGTGCTTCGGTGATCTGGAATTACCTGGAGATGTTTGGCGATACGCGAGTTTCCAAACTGATTTTTATTGATGAACCCGCCGCCTTACTTGCCCAGCCTTATTGGTCTGAACAAGAGCGTTTGCAGGCCGGTGCAATCCTCACTGCCGAACAGCTCTTCCAGTTTACAGGTCAACTGCGTAGCTCCCAGGGCGAGCAGGCAACCCGTGACATTTTGATGTCAATGGTGACTCCGGCAATGACACAGGATCAAAGGGAAGAGCTGGTTGGGGTCAATTTGCAGTTCCCGCGCGCTCTGGCGGCGCGCCTGTTTATTGACAATGTTACTCGAGATTGGCGCGATTTTATCCCCAGAATTGAAAAACCCTCTTTGATCGCCTTCGGCCGTGCCAGCCCTCACCCAGTAGAATGCCAGCAATGGATTCATCAACAAATTAAAAGTTCTCGGTTGGAGATTATCGAGGCTGAAGATGGAGGCAGTCACTTCCTATTTCTTGAAGCGCCACAGAGGTTTAATCGGTTGCTGAGTGATTTTCTCGCCAGTTAG
- the glmS gene encoding glutamine--fructose-6-phosphate transaminase (isomerizing), producing MCGIVGALAQRNVTGILLEGLRRLEYRGYDSAGVCLRDEYGQLQLRKSLGKVADLEAKLSTEPAEGLQGIAHTRWATHGVPSDENAHPHMSGHITLVHNGIIENHQSLREDLQAKGYEFASDTDSEVVVHLVHSLSTNGHGLVDAVSKATKMLEGAYALAVISSEEPEVLACARYGSPLVLGVGIEENFIASDPMALRQVTDRFIFLEEGDVAEVRRSGISVRNKQGEEVSHPVHKLDRGHDVADKGRYRHYMQKEIFEQPEVVAATLAGRIGERTVLSQALGSLAQEILPKVEQVQIVACGTSYHAGMVARYWLEDWAGVPCSVEVASEIRYRKTVVRPGTLFVTISQSGETADTLAALRQAKKLGYLGFMTICNVPNSSLVRESELSLMTEAGPEIGVASTKAFTTQLVALQLFSIALAKANGLPSEREAELVSALHQLPKLMEEFTDLDALVQHTSEAFAEKNHALFLGRGVEFPIALEGALKLKEISYIHAEAYPAGELKHGPLALVDADMPVIVVAPNNELLEKLKSNLQEVRARGGQLFVFASPKAGFTSEEGITVVEVPDSPESLAPILYTVPLQLLSYHVALLKGTDVDQPRNLAKSVTVE from the coding sequence ATGTGTGGGATTGTTGGGGCACTGGCCCAGCGTAATGTGACGGGCATTCTTCTTGAGGGCCTGCGCCGCCTGGAGTACCGGGGCTATGATTCTGCGGGCGTCTGCCTTCGCGATGAATATGGCCAGCTACAGCTGCGTAAGAGCTTGGGCAAGGTCGCAGACCTGGAGGCCAAGTTATCGACCGAGCCTGCTGAGGGCCTCCAGGGAATTGCCCACACTCGCTGGGCAACCCATGGAGTGCCTTCCGACGAAAATGCCCATCCCCATATGTCCGGACATATTACCCTAGTTCACAACGGGATCATTGAAAATCACCAATCCTTGCGTGAGGATCTTCAGGCTAAGGGCTATGAATTTGCCTCGGATACCGATTCTGAGGTGGTGGTTCACTTAGTTCATTCTTTGAGTACCAATGGCCATGGGTTAGTGGATGCAGTAAGCAAGGCTACCAAGATGCTTGAGGGCGCTTACGCGCTCGCTGTGATCAGTAGTGAGGAGCCCGAGGTCCTGGCCTGTGCGCGCTACGGCAGCCCCTTGGTTTTGGGGGTTGGCATTGAGGAGAACTTTATCGCTTCAGACCCAATGGCACTGCGCCAGGTTACCGATCGCTTTATTTTCCTCGAAGAGGGGGATGTAGCGGAAGTGCGTCGCAGCGGAATTTCCGTTCGCAATAAGCAGGGCGAAGAAGTGAGCCACCCGGTGCATAAGCTGGATAGGGGCCACGACGTTGCCGACAAAGGGCGCTATCGCCACTATATGCAGAAGGAAATCTTCGAACAGCCTGAAGTTGTAGCAGCGACTCTGGCTGGGCGTATTGGAGAGCGTACGGTCTTGTCCCAGGCACTGGGTAGCCTCGCCCAGGAAATTTTACCCAAGGTAGAACAGGTGCAGATCGTCGCTTGCGGCACCAGCTACCACGCAGGCATGGTTGCGCGCTATTGGTTGGAGGACTGGGCGGGAGTGCCCTGCTCGGTGGAAGTGGCAAGTGAGATCCGCTACCGCAAGACCGTTGTGCGTCCGGGTACTTTGTTTGTGACTATTTCTCAGTCTGGCGAAACTGCGGATACCCTGGCAGCTCTGCGTCAGGCCAAAAAACTTGGCTACCTGGGTTTTATGACGATCTGCAATGTGCCCAACAGTTCTCTGGTGCGTGAGTCTGAACTTTCGCTGATGACGGAAGCGGGCCCGGAAATTGGTGTGGCCTCAACTAAAGCCTTCACCACCCAATTGGTGGCCCTGCAGTTATTCAGTATTGCATTGGCCAAGGCCAACGGCCTCCCCAGTGAGCGTGAGGCGGAACTGGTGAGTGCGCTGCATCAGCTGCCGAAGCTGATGGAAGAATTTACTGATCTCGATGCACTGGTTCAGCATACTAGCGAGGCTTTTGCGGAGAAGAACCATGCGCTGTTCCTCGGCCGTGGTGTCGAGTTCCCCATCGCCCTTGAAGGTGCATTAAAGCTTAAGGAAATCTCTTATATCCACGCAGAAGCCTATCCGGCAGGTGAGCTCAAGCACGGCCCGCTGGCATTGGTAGATGCGGATATGCCAGTAATTGTTGTGGCCCCCAACAACGAGCTGTTGGAAAAGCTTAAGTCCAACTTGCAGGAAGTGCGTGCGCGCGGTGGACAGCTGTTTGTCTTTGCCAGCCCTAAGGCCGGCTTCACCAGCGAGGAAGGGATCACTGTGGTTGAAGTGCCGGACTCCCCAGAGAGCTTGGCACCTATCCTCTACACAGTGCCTCTGCAGTTACTCAGCTATCATGTGGCGTTGCTGAAAGGTACCGATGTTGATCAGCCTAGGAACCTGGCTAAGTCGGTGACGGTAGAGTAA
- a CDS encoding DeoR/GlpR family DNA-binding transcription regulator — MSKRNTQQRRHGIMSLLNETGEASVEDLARRFETSEVTIRKDLTAMENHGLLLRRRGGAIPVPRELVVEDGPSEVKRAIGRAAAALIPDHHRIVIDYGRTTAAMIPELESKRGLVVMTNSLHVANALRELENEPTLLMTGGTWDPHFEAFQGKVAEQVLRDYDFDRAFIGADGIDLERGTCTFNEQIGLSRVMAEVAREVVVLAESSKVGRRIPNQELSWSQVDVLVTDSGLEESAQEKLKDMGVRVICASPKPVAGD; from the coding sequence ATGTCGAAACGCAATACCCAACAGCGCCGCCATGGGATTATGAGTCTTTTGAATGAAACTGGGGAGGCCAGTGTCGAAGATTTAGCAAGGCGTTTCGAAACTTCAGAAGTTACGATTCGAAAGGACCTTACTGCGATGGAAAACCACGGCCTGCTGCTGCGTCGGCGTGGTGGTGCCATACCGGTTCCACGAGAGTTGGTTGTGGAGGATGGGCCATCGGAAGTGAAGCGCGCTATTGGCCGTGCCGCAGCGGCCTTGATTCCCGATCATCATCGCATCGTGATCGATTACGGCCGCACGACTGCGGCGATGATTCCCGAGCTGGAATCTAAGCGTGGCCTCGTGGTCATGACCAACTCTTTGCATGTGGCTAATGCCCTGCGGGAGCTGGAAAACGAGCCAACCCTGTTAATGACAGGCGGCACCTGGGACCCCCACTTCGAGGCCTTCCAGGGCAAGGTGGCAGAGCAGGTTTTACGCGATTACGACTTCGACAGAGCTTTTATCGGTGCCGATGGCATAGATCTGGAGCGCGGCACTTGTACGTTCAACGAGCAAATAGGTCTTTCCCGGGTGATGGCGGAAGTTGCACGGGAAGTGGTGGTGTTGGCGGAATCCAGCAAGGTTGGCAGGCGCATCCCCAACCAGGAACTATCCTGGTCACAAGTCGATGTACTGGTGACGGATTCTGGTTTGGAAGAGAGTGCCCAGGAGAAACTGAAGGATATGGGCGTGCGGGTGATTTGTGCATCCCCAAAACCTGTTGCCGGTGACTAG
- a CDS encoding dihydrolipoamide acetyltransferase family protein yields the protein MKIFTLPDLGEGLPDAVVREWHVHEGDEIIAHESLVTVETAKALVEVPAPWGGRIEKLFAEPDQTVNVGEPLVGFVAEGSSQETSQSAVPAEVSSPKESVIQEEPEKEKVCGASAPSRSRADSGTVVGKLEQSEDVLGAEQGLTEGPKRLATPSVRALARRLGVNLEKLSTDGGVITAAQVRSAAGAKFSAAEIATGQAEQNTWKPLPERDLVKAQEPGEIMSPARRAMGLSMSRARDQVAQITLCDDADISSWWGSEPALLRLIRAVQSACSAEPTLNAYFQDDQLSPQQPVNIGLAVDSPRGLYVPVLKDVATRSDESLMAQVADFKHQARETGIAQSDLQGATILLSNFGAIAGRYATPVVLPPTVAIVGAGRVCQGVVVIDRWPAMRPLLPLSISADHRAVTGGELARFLQAMLAALST from the coding sequence ATGAAAATTTTTACCCTGCCCGACCTCGGTGAGGGGTTGCCGGATGCAGTAGTGCGGGAATGGCATGTACATGAAGGAGATGAAATTATCGCCCACGAAAGCCTGGTAACCGTTGAGACCGCCAAGGCTCTGGTAGAAGTTCCAGCTCCATGGGGAGGCAGAATAGAAAAGCTGTTTGCAGAGCCGGATCAAACCGTCAATGTGGGTGAGCCCTTAGTGGGCTTTGTCGCTGAAGGCAGTAGCCAAGAGACATCGCAATCAGCAGTGCCTGCTGAAGTTTCTTCCCCCAAAGAGTCTGTCATTCAGGAAGAACCTGAAAAGGAAAAAGTGTGCGGCGCATCGGCACCTAGTCGGTCGCGGGCCGACAGTGGAACGGTGGTTGGGAAGCTCGAACAGAGTGAAGATGTCCTCGGCGCCGAGCAGGGCCTTACTGAGGGGCCTAAACGGCTGGCAACACCCTCGGTTCGTGCCCTAGCTCGGCGCCTGGGGGTGAATTTGGAAAAGCTCTCCACGGACGGGGGAGTGATCACAGCTGCACAGGTGCGCTCTGCCGCGGGGGCAAAATTTAGTGCCGCGGAAATAGCTACCGGTCAAGCTGAGCAAAATACATGGAAGCCTTTGCCTGAGAGGGATTTGGTAAAAGCTCAAGAGCCTGGGGAAATTATGTCCCCGGCTCGGCGTGCCATGGGCCTATCCATGAGCCGCGCTAGGGACCAGGTGGCGCAGATTACCCTATGTGATGATGCGGATATCTCCAGTTGGTGGGGCAGCGAACCGGCATTATTGAGACTGATTCGCGCTGTGCAGTCTGCCTGTTCTGCGGAGCCTACCCTCAATGCGTATTTCCAAGATGATCAGCTGTCTCCTCAACAGCCCGTCAATATCGGATTGGCGGTAGATTCCCCGCGAGGCCTGTATGTCCCTGTGCTCAAAGATGTAGCCACGCGATCAGATGAATCACTGATGGCCCAGGTGGCCGACTTCAAGCATCAGGCCAGGGAGACCGGAATCGCCCAGAGCGATTTGCAGGGCGCAACGATTCTCTTGTCCAACTTTGGTGCTATTGCCGGGCGCTATGCGACACCCGTTGTGTTGCCCCCTACGGTGGCCATTGTCGGTGCGGGCAGGGTTTGCCAAGGAGTCGTCGTCATAGACCGTTGGCCGGCTATGCGGCCACTGTTGCCGCTTTCTATTAGTGCTGATCATCGAGCGGTGACGGGTGGTGAACTGGCGCGCTTTCTCCAGGCGATGCTAGCCGCGCTTTCCACCTGA
- a CDS encoding alpha-ketoacid dehydrogenase subunit beta, with protein sequence MAQITLVEAITQALAFEMQRDPKVVVFGEDVGLNGGVFRATDGLQARFGHERVLDTPLAENMIAGIAIGMAVQGLRPVAEFQFMGFIYPGLDQILSHAARYRNRTRGRLSCPIVYRAPYGGGIHAPEHHSESTEALFAHIPGLRLVVPSSPARAYGLLLAAIRDPDPVVFLEPKRIYRAVRQEVVDNGEALPLDRAFVLREGSDITLIAWGALLKETLQVAEQLSTEGIEAEVIDLATLKPLDIHTIIDSLEKTHRCVLIHEAARFCGLGAEVASQINEYAFDLLHAPVQRVTGFDTVMPYYQLEDVYLPGVPRIMTAVREVLEYANGGAA encoded by the coding sequence ATGGCGCAAATTACCCTGGTCGAAGCGATTACCCAGGCGCTCGCTTTCGAAATGCAGAGAGACCCCAAGGTGGTTGTTTTCGGTGAGGATGTGGGACTGAACGGCGGCGTTTTTCGTGCTACCGATGGCCTGCAGGCGCGTTTTGGCCATGAACGGGTACTGGATACTCCGCTGGCGGAAAATATGATTGCCGGGATTGCGATTGGTATGGCGGTGCAGGGCCTGCGACCGGTGGCGGAATTTCAGTTTATGGGGTTTATCTATCCCGGTCTCGATCAGATCCTCAGCCACGCCGCGCGCTATCGCAATCGCACTCGCGGCCGTCTCTCCTGCCCGATTGTCTACCGGGCCCCCTATGGAGGCGGAATCCATGCACCAGAGCATCATTCGGAGAGCACTGAGGCCCTGTTCGCCCATATTCCCGGATTGCGCTTAGTGGTGCCTTCCTCTCCGGCACGGGCCTATGGATTGTTACTGGCGGCGATCCGCGATCCTGACCCGGTTGTCTTTCTCGAACCCAAGAGGATCTATCGTGCTGTGCGCCAGGAAGTCGTCGACAATGGTGAGGCTCTGCCGCTGGACCGTGCCTTTGTCTTGCGAGAGGGCAGTGATATCACCTTGATCGCCTGGGGAGCTTTGCTGAAGGAGACCCTGCAGGTTGCCGAGCAGCTCTCCACTGAAGGCATCGAAGCGGAGGTGATCGATCTCGCCACTCTAAAACCCCTGGATATTCACACCATTATTGATTCCTTGGAGAAAACCCACCGCTGTGTCTTGATACATGAAGCCGCACGTTTTTGTGGTCTGGGTGCGGAGGTGGCTTCACAGATCAATGAATACGCCTTCGATCTATTGCATGCACCGGTACAAAGAGTAACGGGGTTCGATACGGTGATGCCCTATTACCAGCTTGAAGATGTCTACCTACCCGGTGTGCCGCGAATTATGACGGCAGTGCGGGAAGTGCTCGAATACGCAAATGGAGGGGCGGCATGA
- the pdhA gene encoding pyruvate dehydrogenase (acetyl-transferring) E1 component subunit alpha, with product MHKPRMQLLASFDIASLQYLDESGQTTQALPDFATPDTLVSLYRQMTLARMVDDRAVKMQRTGQLGTYPSSLGQEAIGVGVGAAMAKEDVYCPNYRETGALLERGVRIEEIYAIWGGDERGQNYRHVCEDLPLSVPIATQMLHGAGVAFALKYKHEQLGEPIRAAVTSGGDGATSKGDFYEAINLAGDWKLPLVVVINNNQWAISLPRSGQTACKTLAQKAIAAGIPSLQVDGNDVIAVYQAVLEALQLAHEGGGPSMIEAVTYRLCDHTTADDASRYQPQEGVKEAWGREPLRRLRIYLESLGIWGDSQEEELQRELKEMLEEAVRVYRQTPRDKSTAIFDHLYGTLPEAFIEQYQQLQGDS from the coding sequence ATGCACAAGCCCAGAATGCAGCTGCTCGCCAGCTTTGATATCGCTTCTTTACAGTATCTGGATGAGTCAGGACAGACTACGCAGGCGCTGCCCGATTTCGCTACCCCGGATACTCTGGTTTCCCTATACCGGCAAATGACCCTGGCGCGTATGGTCGATGATCGCGCGGTGAAGATGCAGCGCACCGGTCAACTCGGTACCTACCCATCCAGTCTTGGGCAGGAAGCGATCGGTGTGGGCGTCGGTGCCGCCATGGCAAAAGAAGACGTCTACTGCCCCAATTACCGGGAAACCGGTGCTCTTTTGGAGCGCGGTGTGCGTATAGAGGAAATCTACGCTATTTGGGGAGGAGATGAACGCGGCCAGAACTATCGCCACGTATGCGAGGATCTACCGCTAAGCGTACCTATTGCCACGCAAATGTTGCATGGAGCCGGCGTTGCCTTTGCGCTCAAATATAAACACGAGCAGCTGGGGGAGCCTATACGCGCGGCGGTTACCAGTGGCGGTGACGGCGCCACTTCCAAGGGAGACTTCTATGAGGCCATCAACCTGGCAGGGGATTGGAAGTTGCCGCTGGTGGTGGTGATCAATAATAACCAGTGGGCCATCTCCCTACCCCGTTCTGGGCAGACTGCTTGTAAGACCCTCGCGCAGAAGGCAATCGCCGCCGGTATCCCCAGTTTACAGGTTGATGGCAACGACGTTATCGCTGTGTATCAGGCCGTGTTGGAGGCGCTGCAACTGGCCCATGAAGGTGGCGGGCCTTCAATGATTGAGGCGGTGACTTATCGTCTGTGCGATCACACCACTGCGGATGATGCCAGCCGCTACCAACCACAAGAGGGCGTCAAAGAAGCTTGGGGTAGGGAGCCGCTCAGGCGGCTGAGAATCTATTTGGAAAGCCTGGGTATCTGGGGAGATTCACAGGAAGAGGAATTACAGCGGGAGTTGAAGGAGATGCTGGAGGAGGCAGTGCGGGTGTATCGGCAAACTCCTCGAGATAAGTCTACGGCTATTTTCGATCACCTCTATGGAACCTTGCCCGAGGCCTTTATCGAGCAATACCAACAATTGCAGGGGGACAGCTGA